One genomic region from Burkholderia latens encodes:
- a CDS encoding FadR/GntR family transcriptional regulator, with the protein MPVRPAIAHIMKNVPHTVTDAAIATIRDRIEAGVYPVGSLLPAQRQLSEELEISRASLREALSTLEALGMLRIRAGKGVYVESAQATAAHPWQFAEQSSPPDTYQMRYALEGFAARMAAHVVTDDDIAWFEENLAGLHVALTESALDEAARLDFDFHMRIIHLAGNAAIESVLRSSADVMKESQRMPFYRRELLLSTWHEHRAIVDALIARDAAAAGAAIETHIANAAQRAGVFFPTPRI; encoded by the coding sequence ATGCCGGTCAGACCGGCCATCGCTCACATCATGAAGAACGTTCCGCACACTGTGACCGACGCCGCCATCGCGACGATCCGCGACCGGATCGAGGCAGGCGTATATCCGGTCGGCAGCCTGCTGCCGGCCCAGCGCCAGCTCTCAGAGGAGCTGGAGATCAGCCGCGCGTCGCTGCGCGAAGCGCTGTCCACGCTGGAAGCGCTCGGCATGCTGCGCATCCGCGCGGGCAAAGGCGTGTACGTCGAAAGCGCGCAGGCGACGGCCGCGCATCCGTGGCAGTTCGCCGAGCAATCGTCGCCGCCCGACACGTACCAGATGCGCTACGCGCTCGAAGGGTTCGCCGCGCGGATGGCCGCCCACGTCGTCACCGACGACGACATTGCGTGGTTCGAGGAGAATCTCGCCGGCCTGCACGTCGCGCTGACCGAGAGCGCGCTCGACGAAGCGGCGCGGCTCGACTTCGATTTCCACATGCGGATCATCCATCTCGCCGGTAACGCGGCAATCGAGTCGGTGCTGCGCAGCAGCGCTGACGTCATGAAGGAAAGCCAGCGCATGCCGTTCTACCGGCGCGAGCTGCTGCTGTCGACGTGGCACGAGCACCGTGCGATCGTCGACGCGCTGATCGCACGCGACGCGGCCGCAGCCGGCGCCGCGATCGAGACGCACATCGCGAACGCCGCGCAGCGCGCGGGCGTCTTTTTCCCGACGCCGCGGATCTGA
- a CDS encoding C4-dicarboxylate transporter DctA, giving the protein MSKFLNSLFGRVVVALILGVALGAFFPHFAESLRPLGDGFLKLIKMVIGPIVFCVVVSGMANAGDLKKVGRVGLKAVVYFEVMTTLALGIGLVLAWLTRPGVGMNIDLRSLDAASLSTYAKNAESLKDTAGYLMKIIPETAIDAFAKGDILQILVFAVLFGSALSLLGDKAQRVNSLIEELSHVFFRIIGFIIKLAPLGVLGAIAFTTGKYGVASLKQLGYLVAVFYLSCFVFVTVVLGIVMRIAGFSVFKLIRYLREELSIVLGTASSDAVLPQVMSKLEYMGIKDSTVGLVIPTGYSFNLDGFSIYLTLAVLFIAQATNTPLSTHDLIVVLLVSLVTSKGAHGIPGSAIVILAATLSAIPAIPVLGLVLILPVDWFVGIARALTNLIGNCVATVVVAVWENDIDRARANRVLNRELRYVADAPGSTAPVAGDQAHAL; this is encoded by the coding sequence GTGTCGAAATTCCTCAATTCGCTGTTTGGCCGGGTAGTCGTCGCATTAATTCTCGGGGTCGCGCTAGGCGCGTTCTTCCCGCATTTCGCCGAGTCGCTGCGACCGCTCGGCGACGGCTTCCTGAAGCTCATCAAGATGGTGATCGGCCCGATCGTGTTCTGCGTGGTGGTCAGCGGGATGGCCAATGCGGGCGACCTGAAGAAGGTCGGCCGGGTCGGCCTGAAGGCGGTCGTCTACTTCGAGGTGATGACGACGCTCGCGCTCGGCATCGGCCTGGTGCTCGCGTGGCTCACGCGTCCGGGCGTCGGGATGAACATCGACCTGCGCTCGCTCGATGCGGCGTCGCTGTCGACGTACGCGAAGAATGCAGAAAGCCTGAAGGATACGGCCGGCTATCTGATGAAGATCATTCCCGAGACCGCGATCGACGCGTTCGCGAAGGGCGACATCCTGCAGATCCTCGTGTTCGCGGTGCTGTTCGGCTCCGCGCTGTCGCTGCTGGGCGACAAGGCGCAGCGCGTGAACAGCCTGATCGAGGAGCTGTCGCACGTGTTCTTCCGCATCATCGGCTTCATCATCAAGCTCGCGCCGCTCGGCGTGCTTGGCGCGATTGCGTTCACGACCGGCAAGTACGGCGTCGCGTCGCTCAAGCAACTCGGTTACCTCGTCGCGGTGTTCTACCTGAGCTGCTTCGTGTTCGTTACGGTCGTGCTCGGCATCGTGATGCGGATCGCGGGCTTTTCGGTGTTCAAGCTGATCCGCTACCTGCGCGAGGAACTGTCGATCGTGCTCGGCACGGCGTCCTCGGATGCAGTGCTGCCGCAGGTGATGAGCAAGCTCGAATACATGGGCATCAAGGATTCGACGGTCGGCCTCGTGATCCCGACCGGCTATTCGTTCAACCTCGACGGCTTCTCGATCTATCTGACGCTCGCGGTGCTGTTCATCGCGCAGGCCACCAACACGCCGCTGTCCACGCATGACCTGATCGTCGTGCTGCTCGTGTCGCTCGTCACGTCGAAGGGCGCGCACGGCATTCCCGGCTCGGCGATCGTGATCCTCGCGGCGACGCTGTCGGCGATTCCCGCGATTCCGGTGCTCGGCCTCGTGCTGATCCTGCCGGTCGACTGGTTCGTCGGCATCGCCCGTGCACTGACCAACCTGATCGGCAACTGCGTCGCGACGGTCGTCGTCGCGGTGTGGGAGAACGACATCGACCGCGCCCGCGCGAACCGCGTGCTGAACCGCGAACTGCGCTACGTGGCCGACGCGCCGGGCAGCACCGCACCGGTCGCCGGCGACCAGGCCCACGCGCTCTGA
- the fur gene encoding ferric iron uptake transcriptional regulator, which yields MTNPTDLKNIGLKATLPRLKILEIFQQSPVRHLTAEDVYRNLLNEQLDIGLATVYRVLTQFEQAGLLSRSNFESGKAVFELNEGSHHDHLVCLDCGRVEEFFDAEIESRQQAIAKERGFRLQEHSLAMYGSCTTENCPHRKH from the coding sequence ATGACCAATCCGACGGATCTCAAGAATATCGGGCTAAAGGCCACCCTACCGCGCCTCAAGATTCTCGAGATCTTCCAGCAAAGCCCGGTGCGTCACCTGACGGCCGAAGACGTCTACCGCAATCTGCTCAACGAGCAGCTGGACATCGGGCTCGCCACCGTTTACCGCGTGCTGACGCAGTTCGAGCAGGCTGGCCTGCTGTCGCGCAGCAACTTCGAATCCGGGAAGGCCGTGTTCGAACTGAACGAAGGTTCGCACCACGATCACCTCGTCTGCCTCGATTGCGGCCGCGTCGAGGAATTCTTCGATGCCGAGATCGAAAGCCGCCAGCAGGCAATCGCCAAGGAACGCGGCTTCCGGCTTCAGGAGCACTCGCTCGCGATGTACGGTTCCTGCACCACCGAGAACTGCCCGCACCGCAAACACTGA
- the dapB gene encoding 4-hydroxy-tetrahydrodipicolinate reductase, with protein sequence MKIAIAGASGRMGRMLIEAVLNDSDAQLVGALDRAGSPFLGQDAGAFLGKETGIKLTDDLDAVFAQADYLIDFTRPEGTIAHVAAALRHDVKLVIGTTGFTAEQKAELQAAAGKIGIVFAANMSVGVNVTLKLLEFAAKHFSHGYDIEIIEAHHRHKVDAPSGTALMMGEAVAGALGRSLDDCAVYGRHGVTGERDPSTIGFAAVRGGDIVGDHTVLFAGIGERIEITHKSSSRVSYAQGALRAVRFLSARGAGLFDMQDVLGLR encoded by the coding sequence ATGAAGATTGCGATTGCGGGTGCATCGGGCCGTATGGGCCGGATGCTGATCGAAGCCGTTCTCAACGATTCCGACGCGCAGCTCGTCGGCGCGCTCGACCGCGCCGGTTCGCCGTTTCTCGGCCAGGACGCCGGCGCGTTCCTCGGCAAGGAAACCGGGATCAAGCTGACCGACGACCTCGATGCCGTTTTCGCGCAGGCCGACTACCTGATCGACTTCACGCGGCCGGAAGGCACGATCGCGCATGTCGCGGCCGCGCTGCGCCACGACGTGAAGCTCGTGATCGGCACGACCGGCTTCACCGCCGAGCAGAAGGCCGAGCTGCAGGCCGCGGCAGGCAAGATCGGCATCGTGTTCGCCGCGAACATGAGCGTCGGCGTGAACGTCACGCTGAAGCTGCTCGAATTCGCGGCGAAGCATTTCTCGCACGGCTACGACATCGAGATCATCGAGGCGCATCACCGTCACAAGGTCGACGCGCCGTCGGGCACCGCGCTGATGATGGGCGAGGCCGTGGCCGGCGCGCTCGGGCGCTCGCTCGACGACTGCGCAGTGTATGGCCGCCACGGCGTGACCGGTGAACGCGATCCGTCGACGATCGGCTTTGCGGCCGTGCGCGGCGGCGACATCGTCGGCGATCACACCGTGCTGTTCGCCGGGATAGGCGAGCGGATCGAGATCACGCACAAGTCGTCGAGCCGCGTGTCGTATGCGCAGGGCGCGCTGCGTGCGGTCCGTTTCCTGTCGGCGCGCGGCGCCGGCCTGTTCGACATGCAGGACGTGCTCGGCCTGCGCTGA
- the alc gene encoding allantoicase → MAAPILDPNAPAFTRRYMNLADPRLGAQALFASDEFFAPKERMLNPEPAVFIPGKYDDHGKWMDGWETRRKRTTGHDFCVVRLARPGVIHGVDLDTSHFTGNFPPAASIDACAVDGDTPPDDAEWRTIVPATTLQGNSHHYVSVDDAQAVTHLRVNLYPDGGLARLRVYGQPQRDWRDVPAGELVDLAAIENGGYLVAANNQHFGPASQMLMPGRGANMGDGWETRRRREPGNDWAIVALARPGIIRRVEVDTAFFKGNFPDRCSLQAARVAGGTDDSLVTQAMFWAELLGEQKLQMDRVHTFDELAALGPVTHVRFNIFPDGGVSRLRLWGEPA, encoded by the coding sequence ATGGCAGCCCCCATCCTCGATCCGAACGCGCCGGCTTTCACGCGGCGCTACATGAACCTCGCCGACCCGCGCCTGGGCGCGCAGGCGCTTTTTGCGAGCGACGAATTCTTCGCGCCGAAGGAGCGCATGCTCAACCCGGAGCCTGCCGTGTTCATTCCCGGCAAGTACGACGATCACGGCAAGTGGATGGACGGCTGGGAAACGCGCCGCAAGCGCACGACCGGCCATGACTTCTGCGTGGTCCGGCTCGCGCGGCCGGGCGTGATTCACGGCGTCGACCTCGACACGAGCCACTTCACCGGCAATTTCCCGCCGGCCGCGTCGATCGATGCGTGCGCGGTGGACGGCGATACGCCGCCGGACGATGCCGAATGGCGCACGATCGTCCCCGCGACGACGCTGCAGGGCAATTCGCATCACTACGTGAGCGTCGACGATGCGCAGGCGGTCACGCATTTGCGCGTGAACCTGTATCCGGACGGCGGCCTCGCGCGGCTGCGCGTTTACGGACAGCCGCAGCGCGACTGGCGCGACGTGCCGGCCGGCGAGCTGGTCGATCTTGCGGCGATCGAGAACGGCGGCTACCTGGTGGCGGCGAACAACCAGCACTTCGGTCCGGCGTCGCAGATGCTGATGCCGGGGCGCGGCGCGAACATGGGCGACGGGTGGGAAACGCGGCGCCGGCGCGAGCCCGGCAACGACTGGGCAATCGTCGCGCTTGCGCGCCCTGGCATCATCCGGCGCGTCGAGGTCGATACCGCATTCTTCAAAGGCAATTTCCCCGACCGCTGTTCGTTGCAGGCCGCGCGGGTTGCGGGCGGCACCGACGATTCGCTCGTCACGCAGGCGATGTTCTGGGCCGAACTGCTCGGCGAGCAGAAGCTGCAAATGGATCGCGTGCACACGTTCGACGAGCTCGCGGCGCTCGGCCCCGTTACGCACGTGCGCTTCAACATTTTCCCGGACGGCGGAGTGTCGCGGCTGCGTCTGTGGGGCGAGCCTGCTTGA
- a CDS encoding ureidoglycolate lyase, translated as MSGPHILRVERLTRDAFAPFGDVIALEGARHFPINGGTTERFHDLATIDVCADGGRPLVSVFRAQPRALPVAITLMERHPHGSQAFIPLAAVSRYAIVVAPAGEFRPQAMRAFLAEGWQGVNYAKGVWHHPLLALDAVSDFVIVDRGGPQPNCDEIPLDDAWTLEFEPACAGAA; from the coding sequence ATGAGCGGACCCCACATCCTGCGCGTCGAGCGCCTGACCCGCGACGCGTTCGCACCGTTCGGCGACGTGATCGCGCTCGAAGGCGCGCGGCACTTCCCGATCAACGGCGGCACGACCGAGCGTTTTCACGATCTCGCGACGATCGACGTGTGCGCGGACGGCGGCCGGCCGCTCGTCAGCGTGTTTCGTGCTCAGCCGCGCGCGCTGCCGGTCGCGATCACGCTGATGGAGCGCCATCCGCACGGCAGCCAGGCGTTCATCCCGCTCGCGGCGGTGTCGCGCTACGCGATCGTCGTCGCGCCGGCCGGCGAGTTTCGGCCCCAGGCGATGCGTGCATTCCTCGCCGAAGGCTGGCAGGGCGTGAATTACGCGAAGGGCGTCTGGCACCATCCGCTGCTTGCGCTCGATGCGGTCAGCGACTTCGTGATCGTCGATCGCGGCGGCCCGCAGCCGAACTGCGACGAGATCCCGCTCGACGACGCGTGGACGCTCGAGTTCGAGCCGGCCTGTGCCGGCGCGGCCTGA
- a CDS encoding outer membrane protein assembly factor BamE, translating to MRSAIIAAAAVAALAGCSSYDSVTQRIAQSITPYRITVVQGNFVSQEKAAQLQAGMTREQVRALLGTPLLADMFHADRWDYLFYFKRGSTSVVQQRDLVLTFAGDRLASWTGAENLPSELDLLADIDGDRGGKKAKAAAAAKKASEAAAAASAAQAAAAASPATVPASGAAVDQDANAQAARAANRATNQVSGQGSGSRRFTPAAQATGGAPVPGGQPPGAAPAIQPQFQFHRPPQPNVSNEASPPVGPQGSDNLQNQPLTAPAQ from the coding sequence ATGCGGAGTGCCATCATCGCTGCCGCCGCCGTTGCCGCGCTGGCTGGTTGTTCGTCGTACGACAGCGTGACGCAGCGCATCGCGCAGAGCATCACGCCCTATCGGATCACTGTCGTGCAGGGCAACTTCGTGTCGCAGGAAAAGGCCGCGCAGCTGCAGGCCGGGATGACGCGCGAGCAGGTTCGCGCGCTGCTCGGCACGCCGCTGCTTGCGGACATGTTCCATGCCGACCGCTGGGATTACCTCTTCTACTTCAAGCGCGGCTCGACGTCGGTCGTCCAGCAGCGCGACCTCGTGCTGACGTTCGCGGGCGATCGCCTCGCGAGCTGGACGGGCGCCGAAAACCTGCCGTCCGAACTCGACCTGCTGGCCGATATCGACGGCGATCGCGGCGGCAAGAAGGCGAAGGCCGCGGCTGCCGCGAAGAAGGCATCCGAAGCCGCGGCCGCCGCGAGCGCCGCGCAGGCTGCCGCTGCGGCGAGCCCGGCCACCGTGCCGGCGTCCGGCGCGGCGGTCGATCAGGATGCGAACGCACAGGCGGCGCGCGCGGCAAACCGCGCGACCAACCAGGTGTCCGGGCAGGGTTCAGGTTCGCGCCGTTTCACGCCGGCCGCGCAGGCCACGGGCGGCGCGCCGGTGCCGGGCGGCCAGCCGCCGGGCGCCGCGCCGGCGATCCAGCCGCAGTTCCAGTTCCATCGTCCGCCGCAGCCGAACGTGTCGAACGAGGCGTCGCCGCCGGTCGGCCCGCAAGGCTCGGACAACCTGCAGAACCAGCCGCTCACCGCACCGGCGCAGTAA